Proteins encoded in a region of the Rhodococcus sp. SBT000017 genome:
- a CDS encoding Fpg/Nei family DNA glycosylase, translating to MPELPEVENARQVVEKALGRVIVDIDDTDTFECRPHMPGDIARALTGGKLTEARRRGKAMWCETVTADGSSGPTLGIHLGMGGRVIVTAPDGERTSQYGGGDPHVGERPTDKPEWTRFSMTFDDGGQLRLFDKRRLGRVRLEPDIDALGPDAAAIGRDDFRHRIGSSGAPLKARLLDQAAIAGVGNLLADEVLWQSEQSPSRRAKSLTTEELDELRVVLRRAIRSAIKKGGVHTGEIIPFRKTDAACPRCGAPMARGTVGGRTTWWCSREQS from the coding sequence ATGCCGGAACTACCCGAAGTGGAAAACGCCCGACAGGTCGTCGAAAAGGCTCTCGGTCGCGTCATCGTCGACATCGACGACACCGACACGTTCGAGTGCCGACCGCACATGCCAGGCGATATTGCCCGTGCCCTGACGGGCGGGAAACTCACCGAGGCGCGTCGACGCGGCAAGGCGATGTGGTGCGAAACCGTCACGGCCGACGGCTCGAGCGGCCCGACGTTGGGCATTCACCTCGGCATGGGTGGACGCGTCATCGTCACCGCTCCCGACGGTGAGCGCACCTCGCAGTACGGAGGCGGCGATCCTCATGTCGGTGAGCGCCCGACCGACAAGCCGGAGTGGACGCGCTTCTCCATGACGTTCGACGACGGGGGGCAGCTCCGACTGTTCGACAAGCGCCGCCTCGGCCGGGTTCGACTCGAACCCGACATCGACGCTCTCGGTCCGGACGCCGCGGCGATCGGTCGCGACGACTTCCGCCACCGAATCGGTTCCAGCGGTGCACCTCTCAAGGCACGACTGCTCGACCAAGCCGCGATAGCGGGAGTCGGCAACCTACTGGCCGACGAGGTGCTCTGGCAGAGCGAGCAATCCCCGTCCAGGCGAGCCAAGTCGCTCACAACGGAGGAGCTCGACGAACTGCGCGTTGTTCTGCGCCGCGCGATCCGATCAGCGATAAAGAAGGGTGGGGTACACACCGGAGAGATCATTCCGTTCCGGAAAACCGATGCGGCGTGCCCCCGATGTGGTGCGCCGATGGCTCGCGGAACGGTGGGCGGCCGTACGACGTGGTGGTGTTCTCGAGAGCAATCCTGA
- a CDS encoding carboxymuconolactone decarboxylase family protein, giving the protein MIDDEATNRNRGPRFEDGLEVRRNVMGEEYVDKAFANASSTDSAALQDFVTDTVWGGVWTRPGLDHRSRSLLNLGILIALRAHEELAGHVRGALRNGLTRTEITETVVHTAGYCGAPAALAAMRVVQKVLDAELGPLMPEG; this is encoded by the coding sequence ATGATCGACGACGAAGCGACCAATCGGAACAGGGGACCGCGCTTCGAGGACGGACTCGAGGTCCGTCGGAACGTGATGGGCGAAGAGTACGTCGACAAAGCGTTCGCCAATGCCTCCAGCACTGACTCCGCTGCACTGCAAGACTTCGTCACCGACACCGTGTGGGGCGGCGTGTGGACGCGTCCCGGTCTCGATCACCGCAGCCGGAGCCTGCTCAACCTCGGAATCCTCATCGCGTTGCGCGCCCACGAGGAACTCGCAGGACACGTGCGTGGAGCTCTCCGCAACGGCCTCACCCGAACCGAGATCACCGAAACCGTCGTCCATACAGCGGGGTACTGCGGCGCGCCTGCTGCGCTGGCGGCGATGCGCGTCGTACAGAAGGTGCTCGACGCCGAACTGGGTCCACTGATGCCTGAAGGGTGA
- a CDS encoding AMP-binding protein, which produces MVSDVIDCSTVFAHDIEQVCGVLSAVELFPRYFPGLDHCMLRESTAGYLCGVNGVEHALDLVVNRRNRPIITIEHVESGGFVRFTLTARSAGETKIDVTVFRAGLGGSYSPQPEHNRAVVDWVMGGLRRLENSLSGTSTSIVTNTGDSRSLPLAIMKTMVGTGVIRAARPDRAYRQLNSLAKWGFTLGGGFAAAAAKSPNEIALIDDRGTRTFAEIHHRSHRIAAGLDASGISPGSTVGILARNHSAMIECTVACGMLGVEVVLLNTGLAARQIETIAARHQLRMLFVDDEFDSMVRYLPENVTRVSLSSHTAVPRRRTLEHFVAAPSATFARPDRPGSVVVLTSGTSGSPKGAVRPTPKGFGTVAAMLSRMPLRMNERMLIAAPMFHSWGLAALQISTPLRATVVLQDRFDPEDCLRAIEAHRCTSLIAVPIMLQRILDLPDEVRARYDTSSLRVVACSGSALTGSTVSRFMDVFGDVLYNFYGSTEVSWATIATPADLRAAPATAGRPPLGTTVAVLDANGTAVPVGTLGRIFVGNDMLFDGYTNAEPPSTASARGAALMDTGDLGYIDCNGRLFVCGRDDEMIISGGENVFPGPVEDAIANLPQVGEVAVVGVPDPEYGQRLAAFVVGRGSAGLDADMVRAYIRNRLSRFCVPRDITFLDELPRTATGKVIKRMLIEPPTAAGT; this is translated from the coding sequence ATGGTCTCGGACGTCATCGACTGCAGCACGGTCTTCGCACACGACATCGAGCAGGTGTGCGGAGTCTTGAGCGCGGTCGAGTTGTTCCCACGCTACTTCCCCGGGCTCGACCACTGCATGCTCCGTGAATCCACGGCCGGTTACCTGTGCGGAGTCAACGGTGTCGAGCACGCCCTCGACCTGGTGGTGAACAGACGAAACCGGCCGATCATCACCATCGAGCATGTCGAGTCCGGCGGATTCGTCAGGTTCACCCTCACTGCGCGCTCGGCCGGCGAGACGAAGATCGATGTCACCGTGTTCAGAGCGGGGCTCGGCGGGTCCTACTCACCCCAGCCCGAGCACAACCGCGCCGTCGTCGATTGGGTCATGGGCGGTCTGCGCCGACTGGAGAACTCCCTGTCCGGCACCTCGACGTCGATCGTGACCAACACCGGGGATTCGCGGTCGCTACCGCTGGCGATCATGAAGACGATGGTGGGAACCGGCGTCATTCGTGCTGCACGTCCCGACCGCGCGTACAGGCAGCTGAACTCACTGGCGAAGTGGGGCTTCACTCTGGGCGGTGGTTTCGCAGCCGCTGCAGCGAAGTCCCCGAACGAGATCGCCTTGATCGACGACCGAGGGACCCGGACCTTCGCAGAGATCCACCACCGATCGCACCGTATCGCGGCAGGTCTCGACGCGTCCGGAATCAGTCCGGGAAGTACCGTCGGAATTCTGGCCCGCAACCACTCGGCGATGATCGAGTGCACCGTCGCGTGCGGCATGCTCGGAGTCGAGGTGGTCCTTCTCAACACCGGTCTCGCTGCCCGCCAGATCGAGACGATCGCCGCCCGCCACCAGCTCCGAATGCTGTTCGTCGACGACGAGTTCGACTCGATGGTGCGCTACCTGCCCGAGAACGTCACCCGTGTGAGCCTGTCGTCCCATACCGCCGTTCCGCGTCGGCGCACCCTCGAACACTTCGTCGCAGCACCGTCCGCCACGTTCGCGAGGCCGGATCGCCCCGGGTCGGTGGTCGTGCTGACCTCCGGAACCAGCGGGTCACCCAAAGGTGCGGTTCGTCCCACGCCGAAGGGCTTCGGAACAGTGGCAGCCATGCTGTCGCGCATGCCCCTTCGGATGAACGAGAGGATGTTGATCGCGGCACCGATGTTCCACAGCTGGGGGCTGGCGGCACTGCAGATCAGCACTCCGTTGCGCGCCACGGTGGTTCTCCAGGATCGATTCGATCCAGAGGACTGTCTGCGTGCGATCGAGGCGCACAGATGTACCTCGTTGATCGCGGTTCCGATCATGCTGCAGCGGATACTCGACCTGCCCGACGAGGTTCGAGCACGGTACGACACCTCGAGCCTGCGGGTCGTCGCGTGCAGTGGGTCGGCATTGACCGGATCGACCGTCAGCCGTTTCATGGATGTCTTCGGTGACGTCCTCTACAACTTCTACGGTTCCACCGAGGTCTCGTGGGCCACGATCGCGACCCCCGCAGACCTGCGCGCAGCCCCCGCCACCGCCGGCCGCCCTCCCCTGGGTACGACGGTCGCCGTGCTCGACGCGAACGGTACTGCCGTTCCGGTCGGAACCCTCGGCCGAATATTCGTCGGCAACGACATGTTGTTCGACGGCTACACCAACGCCGAACCGCCGTCGACGGCGTCCGCCCGCGGAGCTGCCCTGATGGACACCGGCGATCTCGGGTACATCGACTGCAACGGACGGCTGTTCGTCTGTGGCAGGGACGACGAGATGATCATCTCCGGAGGCGAGAACGTCTTTCCCGGCCCCGTCGAGGATGCCATCGCCAATCTTCCTCAGGTCGGCGAGGTCGCGGTCGTCGGTGTGCCCGACCCTGAATACGGGCAGCGTTTGGCCGCCTTCGTCGTCGGCCGCGGATCGGCAGGCCTCGACGCGGACATGGTGCGCGCCTACATCCGAAATCGGTTGAGCCGCTTCTGCGTTCCTCGCGACATCACGTTCCTCGACGAACTGCCCCGAACCGCGACCGGCAAGGTGATCAAGAGAATGCTGATCGAACCGCCTACCGCCGCTGGAACGTAA
- a CDS encoding DASS family sodium-coupled anion symporter: MTQVGDEEKAGRSSEGHDFDEVDQRSAGEREEEVQPGRRKRQWVGLGAGILLAILVYLVLPDDVAHPARLTAGTAVLMGIWWMTEAVPIPATALLPLVIFPVFDSGVAVNDVGASYGNNIIFLFMGGFLLALAMQRWNLHRRIALLTVNAMGTKPTMVIAGFMIATGFLSMWVSNTATAVMMIPIGVSVLVLVLDIGKKAGAVPGSDGETTADAENITQAIIKSNFGTALMLGIAYAASIGSLGTIIGTPPNTLLVGYLEGQGITIGFLQWMIAGVPLAVILLVIAWFLLTHVMFKPEIDDIPGGKQLIRGELDALGRMSQGEIRVAIIFCLAAVSWVGVPLIFDDAPISDTGIAMTAALLLFLLPSGSKKGVRLIDWETAVKLPWGVLLLFGGGLALSAQFESSGLTEWIGSVAGGLDTIPVVMLVVVATAAIIFLTEITSNTATAATFLPVAGGVAMGMNIDVLVLTVPVALAATCAFMLPVATPPNAVSYASGYITIGQMMRGGFWLNLIAISLITIAAYTVFAWSLGIQF; this comes from the coding sequence ATGACGCAGGTCGGCGACGAGGAGAAGGCCGGGCGCTCATCCGAAGGCCACGACTTCGACGAAGTGGATCAGAGATCGGCCGGAGAACGCGAAGAGGAAGTTCAACCCGGTCGCCGCAAACGTCAATGGGTCGGGCTCGGCGCAGGAATCCTGTTGGCAATTCTCGTGTACCTGGTTCTCCCCGACGACGTAGCGCATCCGGCACGGTTGACCGCAGGCACCGCGGTATTGATGGGCATCTGGTGGATGACGGAGGCGGTGCCCATCCCAGCGACCGCGCTGCTGCCCCTCGTCATCTTTCCGGTCTTCGATTCCGGCGTCGCCGTCAACGACGTCGGTGCTTCGTACGGCAACAACATCATCTTTCTGTTCATGGGCGGATTCCTGTTGGCACTGGCCATGCAACGGTGGAATCTGCATCGCCGCATCGCGCTGCTGACGGTCAACGCCATGGGCACGAAGCCCACGATGGTGATCGCCGGGTTCATGATTGCGACAGGCTTTCTGTCGATGTGGGTTTCGAACACCGCCACCGCCGTGATGATGATTCCCATCGGAGTCTCGGTCCTCGTCCTGGTACTCGACATCGGCAAGAAGGCCGGAGCTGTTCCCGGCTCCGACGGTGAAACGACCGCAGACGCCGAGAACATCACTCAGGCCATCATCAAAAGCAACTTCGGCACCGCGCTGATGCTCGGCATCGCCTATGCGGCGTCGATCGGCTCGCTCGGAACCATCATCGGCACTCCACCCAACACCCTGCTGGTGGGTTACCTGGAGGGGCAGGGAATCACGATCGGGTTCCTCCAGTGGATGATCGCCGGCGTTCCGCTCGCCGTGATCCTGCTCGTGATCGCCTGGTTCCTGTTGACCCACGTGATGTTCAAGCCGGAGATCGACGACATCCCCGGGGGCAAACAGCTGATCAGAGGTGAACTCGACGCCCTGGGCAGGATGTCGCAGGGCGAGATCCGGGTCGCGATCATCTTCTGCCTGGCGGCCGTGTCGTGGGTGGGTGTTCCGCTGATCTTCGACGATGCCCCGATCTCCGACACCGGGATCGCCATGACAGCAGCACTGCTGCTGTTTCTGCTGCCCAGCGGAAGCAAGAAGGGCGTCCGCCTGATCGACTGGGAGACCGCCGTCAAGCTGCCCTGGGGCGTGTTGCTGCTGTTCGGCGGTGGGCTCGCCCTGTCGGCCCAATTCGAGTCCAGTGGCCTGACGGAGTGGATCGGGAGCGTTGCAGGTGGCCTCGACACCATTCCGGTGGTCATGTTGGTCGTCGTCGCCACGGCCGCGATCATCTTCCTGACCGAAATCACCAGCAATACCGCGACGGCCGCGACGTTCCTACCGGTCGCAGGTGGCGTCGCGATGGGCATGAACATCGATGTTTTGGTCCTGACCGTCCCCGTAGCGCTTGCGGCCACCTGCGCGTTCATGTTGCCCGTGGCGACTCCGCCGAACGCGGTGTCCTACGCCAGTGGCTACATCACGATCGGCCAGATGATGCGAGGCGGCTTCTGGCTCAATCTGATCGCGATCTCACTGATCACCATCGCCGCATATACCGTCTTCGCGTGGTCGCTCGGCATTCAGTTCTGA
- a CDS encoding sodium:alanine symporter family protein, with amino-acid sequence MADRLYSVFLIYLLIGVGLYFTVRTKFVQVRLLPSMFKAIGGSRSNAEGGISAFQAFCVGLASRVGTGNIAGVAIAITLGGPGAIFWMWLVAVVGMATAFIEATLAQMYKVRNPDGSFRGGPAYYIQLGLGSRRWGIVFACLLIFAFGFAFNMVQANTITESFSSTMNIDAGWIAVFLVVLSAPILFGGVRRIARVAEYLLPVMALVYVLLALVIVAMNIGEIPTVFGQIVSSAFGLNEAIGGTTGGILAAMLNGVKRGLFSNEAGMGSAPNAAATATVSHPVKQGLIQSLGVFFDTIVICSATAFIILVSGVYDISNPSGVAGAVLTQDSISAQLGTWTAIPMTLLIFTFAFSSILGNYSYAEINLNFLGVEGKLLNLLRTIVLAAIGFGSLSALTTVWALADVAMAAMATVNLVAIALLGKWAFGALADFEAMRREGRDDKFVGRGNSYLPGDLPGDVWDPVLDNDSAANKPDIAR; translated from the coding sequence TTGGCAGATCGTCTTTACAGCGTCTTCCTCATCTACTTGTTGATCGGCGTCGGGCTGTACTTCACCGTCCGCACCAAATTCGTTCAAGTTCGACTTCTTCCGTCGATGTTCAAGGCAATCGGCGGATCTCGGTCGAACGCCGAGGGCGGCATCTCGGCGTTCCAGGCCTTCTGTGTCGGCCTGGCGTCCCGAGTGGGTACGGGAAACATCGCAGGCGTCGCCATCGCGATCACTCTCGGCGGACCGGGCGCAATCTTCTGGATGTGGCTGGTCGCAGTGGTCGGCATGGCGACGGCGTTCATCGAGGCGACTCTGGCGCAGATGTACAAGGTGCGCAATCCCGACGGCAGCTTCCGGGGCGGTCCCGCCTACTACATCCAATTGGGTCTGGGTTCGCGTCGATGGGGAATCGTCTTCGCGTGCCTGCTGATCTTTGCTTTCGGCTTCGCGTTCAACATGGTTCAGGCGAACACCATCACCGAATCGTTCTCGTCCACGATGAACATCGATGCGGGCTGGATCGCGGTCTTCCTGGTGGTGCTGTCTGCTCCGATCCTCTTCGGTGGCGTCCGGCGAATCGCGCGGGTGGCCGAATACCTCCTCCCCGTCATGGCGCTGGTGTATGTGCTGCTCGCGCTGGTGATCGTGGCGATGAACATCGGCGAGATCCCGACGGTCTTCGGTCAGATCGTCTCGAGCGCATTCGGCCTGAACGAGGCGATCGGCGGGACGACGGGCGGAATCTTGGCCGCCATGCTCAACGGCGTCAAGCGTGGCCTGTTCTCCAACGAGGCAGGCATGGGCAGCGCACCCAACGCCGCTGCGACCGCAACGGTGTCCCATCCGGTGAAGCAGGGTCTGATCCAGTCGCTCGGAGTCTTCTTCGACACCATCGTCATCTGCAGTGCGACAGCGTTCATCATCCTGGTCTCGGGTGTGTACGACATCAGCAACCCGAGCGGGGTGGCCGGCGCGGTTCTGACTCAGGACTCGATCTCCGCTCAGTTGGGGACCTGGACGGCGATTCCGATGACACTGTTGATCTTCACGTTCGCGTTCTCTTCGATCCTCGGCAATTATTCGTACGCCGAGATCAACCTCAACTTCCTCGGAGTCGAGGGCAAATTGCTGAACCTGTTGCGCACCATCGTCCTTGCGGCCATCGGCTTCGGCTCCTTGTCCGCGCTGACGACGGTGTGGGCGCTGGCGGACGTCGCCATGGCTGCGATGGCAACCGTGAACCTGGTAGCCATTGCGCTGTTGGGCAAATGGGCCTTCGGCGCGCTGGCAGACTTCGAGGCCATGCGGCGCGAAGGTCGCGACGACAAATTCGTCGGACGCGGCAACAGCTATCTACCGGGCGACCTACCCGGCGACGTGTGGGATCCGGTGCTGGACAACGATTCGGCCGCGAACAAGCCCGACATCGCCCGGTAG
- a CDS encoding NAD(P)/FAD-dependent oxidoreductase, with amino-acid sequence MTHVDTLVVGAGISGLVVATLLHRAGQRVVVLEARDRVGGRVWTMRTDDSTLDVGASWIHGTDDNPLADAVHAFGMRTVEFTVGSYQPDGRPIAYYSPTGTRLSEQAAAQFGADVHHFDELFATTIAKSSPGTSFGDAMEATLTQLDWNEDRLERVREFLGHRAEEQLGVGKDLLDAHGLDDDAIEGDEVVFPDGYDELAVRLAEGLDIRLEHAVTQVRWGRDGVLVDTGAGTFSAERAVVTVPIGVLKSPPFTVKPPLPEPVSGALKRLEMNAFEKVFLRFPTKFWDENVYAVRQQGEAGHWWHSWYDVSMPLGRPTLLTFAAGACAQQTRHWSDERIADSVLEALRGLYGDRVVTPDRVYVTRWQDDPFSYGSYSYMTVGSRTRDHDDLATPIGDVLHLAGEATWTDDPATVTAALKSGHRAAERILGRSIPFGDIWGPAEH; translated from the coding sequence GTGACACACGTCGATACCCTCGTGGTGGGCGCAGGTATTTCCGGCTTGGTCGTTGCGACACTTCTACATCGCGCCGGTCAGCGCGTCGTCGTTCTCGAGGCCAGAGATCGCGTGGGCGGTCGGGTCTGGACGATGCGCACCGACGACAGCACCCTCGACGTCGGTGCGTCCTGGATTCATGGAACAGACGACAACCCTCTCGCCGATGCCGTGCACGCTTTCGGAATGCGGACCGTCGAATTCACCGTCGGTAGCTACCAGCCGGACGGCAGGCCCATCGCGTACTACTCCCCCACCGGGACCAGGTTGAGCGAGCAGGCGGCCGCACAGTTCGGTGCCGACGTTCACCACTTCGACGAACTGTTCGCCACGACGATCGCGAAGTCGTCCCCGGGAACCTCGTTCGGTGACGCGATGGAAGCTACTCTGACGCAATTGGATTGGAACGAGGACCGACTCGAGCGAGTTCGCGAGTTCCTCGGACATCGGGCCGAGGAACAGTTGGGGGTAGGAAAGGATCTCCTCGACGCGCACGGTTTGGACGACGACGCCATCGAGGGCGACGAAGTCGTGTTCCCGGACGGTTACGACGAATTGGCCGTTCGGCTGGCCGAGGGACTCGACATCCGGCTCGAACACGCGGTGACGCAGGTCCGTTGGGGTCGAGACGGAGTGCTGGTCGATACCGGGGCCGGGACGTTCTCGGCAGAGCGCGCTGTGGTGACGGTGCCGATCGGAGTACTGAAGTCGCCGCCATTCACTGTTAAACCCCCACTGCCGGAACCTGTTTCGGGCGCACTGAAACGACTGGAGATGAACGCGTTCGAGAAGGTGTTCCTCAGGTTCCCCACCAAGTTCTGGGACGAGAACGTCTATGCCGTAAGGCAGCAGGGCGAAGCCGGGCACTGGTGGCACTCCTGGTATGACGTGAGCATGCCGCTGGGACGTCCGACGCTTCTGACTTTCGCAGCGGGCGCATGCGCGCAGCAGACTCGGCACTGGTCGGACGAGCGCATCGCGGACTCGGTTCTCGAAGCACTGCGTGGTCTGTACGGCGACCGTGTCGTTACACCGGACCGTGTGTATGTCACTCGCTGGCAGGACGATCCGTTCTCCTACGGTTCGTACTCGTACATGACGGTGGGTTCACGTACGCGAGATCACGACGACCTGGCCACTCCGATCGGCGATGTACTTCACCTCGCCGGTGAAGCGACCTGGACCGATGACCCGGCAACGGTCACCGCAGCCTTGAAATCGGGACACCGTGCAGCAGAACGCATTCTGGGGCGTTCGATACCGTTCGGCGACATCTGGGGTCCTGCCGAGCACTGA